A genomic window from Deltaproteobacteria bacterium includes:
- the thiE gene encoding thiamine phosphate synthase, translated as MAKSRPNFPLYLITDRKLTQGRDICAVVEQALDGGVKAIQLREKDLDGKEIFALADKLSVLCQRYDGKLFVNDRIDVALAVDAAGVQLGKASLPIATARSLMGSEKLIGYSTHSPEEAQQAEGAGADFILFGPVYFTSSKAAYGAPQGLAPLAETVTKVALPVYAIGGITAENLGQTMNTGIHGVALISAIVAADDPRAEAKNLLSLIAR; from the coding sequence AATCACCGATCGCAAGCTAACCCAGGGGCGCGATATCTGTGCGGTGGTCGAACAGGCGTTGGACGGCGGCGTCAAAGCGATTCAACTGCGGGAAAAGGATCTCGACGGTAAAGAGATTTTCGCTCTCGCCGATAAACTTTCAGTGTTATGCCAGCGCTACGACGGGAAACTTTTCGTCAATGACCGCATCGACGTTGCCTTGGCGGTGGACGCCGCCGGTGTACAACTTGGGAAAGCATCGCTGCCAATTGCCACGGCGCGTAGCCTAATGGGCAGCGAAAAATTAATCGGCTATTCGACCCATTCGCCCGAAGAAGCGCAACAGGCCGAGGGCGCCGGCGCCGATTTTATTTTGTTCGGTCCGGTTTACTTCACGTCGTCAAAAGCCGCCTATGGCGCCCCCCAGGGTTTGGCACCATTGGCAGAAACCGTAACGAAAGTTGCGCTGCCGGTCTATGCCATCGGCGGCATCACGGCGGAAAACTTGGGACAGACGATGAATACCGGCATCCATGGCGTGGCGCTAATCTCGGCGATCGTCGCCGCCGATGATCCGCGGGCCGAAGCCAAAAATCTTTTATCCCTGATCGCTAGGTGA